In the Rhodothermus sp. genome, one interval contains:
- the trpB gene encoding tryptophan synthase subunit beta, with protein sequence MPTAETDLLTYDAPDAAGHFGPYGGAFVPETLVPALEALKAAYAEARQDANFWTEYHALLQEYVGRPTPLTFAPRLSEALGGMQVYLKREDLCHTGAHKINNTVGQILLARRMGKTRIIAETGAGQHGVATATVCARFGMQCVVYMGAEDVERQHLNVLRMQLLGAEVRPVESGSRTLKDATNEAIRDWVTNVHNTFYLIGSVVGPHPYPMLVRDFQRVIGDEVRQQLAAHLGRETPDALVACVGGGSNALGLFFPFLNDQHVRMYGVEAAGEGLNRRHAATLTCGRPGILHGTMSYLLQDDDGQVQLAHSISAGLDYPGVGPEHAYLKDLGRVTYVTATDEEALEGVRLLARTEGIIPALETAHAIAFLPRLARELGPDAVVVVNLSGRGDKDMGTIAQYL encoded by the coding sequence ATGCCGACCGCTGAGACCGATCTGTTGACTTACGACGCGCCGGATGCTGCCGGCCACTTCGGACCATACGGAGGGGCCTTTGTGCCGGAGACGCTGGTGCCGGCCCTGGAGGCGTTGAAGGCCGCTTATGCCGAAGCGCGACAGGATGCAAACTTCTGGACGGAGTACCACGCGTTGCTTCAGGAATACGTGGGGCGGCCGACGCCGCTGACCTTTGCGCCGCGACTCAGCGAGGCGCTGGGCGGCATGCAGGTCTATCTGAAGCGCGAAGATCTCTGCCATACAGGCGCGCACAAGATCAACAACACGGTCGGCCAGATCTTGCTGGCTCGGCGCATGGGGAAAACGCGCATTATTGCCGAGACAGGCGCCGGGCAACATGGCGTGGCGACGGCGACGGTCTGCGCCCGTTTCGGTATGCAGTGCGTCGTGTACATGGGAGCCGAGGATGTGGAGCGTCAGCACCTGAACGTACTGCGAATGCAGCTGCTGGGGGCCGAGGTGCGGCCCGTCGAAAGCGGTAGCCGCACGCTCAAAGACGCGACGAACGAGGCTATTCGCGACTGGGTGACAAACGTCCATAATACGTTCTATCTGATCGGTTCGGTGGTGGGGCCCCATCCGTACCCGATGCTCGTACGTGATTTTCAGCGCGTGATCGGCGATGAGGTGCGGCAGCAGCTGGCCGCGCACCTTGGCCGGGAAACGCCCGACGCATTGGTGGCCTGCGTGGGCGGTGGCTCGAATGCCCTGGGGCTCTTTTTCCCGTTTCTCAACGACCAGCACGTGCGCATGTACGGCGTCGAAGCAGCTGGCGAAGGACTCAACCGGCGGCATGCGGCCACGTTGACCTGCGGACGACCCGGCATCCTGCACGGAACGATGAGCTACCTGCTGCAGGACGACGACGGGCAGGTGCAACTGGCTCACTCCATCTCGGCCGGACTGGATTATCCCGGCGTGGGACCTGAACATGCCTATTTGAAAGATCTGGGCCGTGTTACCTACGTGACGGCCACCGACGAAGAGGCGCTGGAAGGCGTGCGCCTGCTGGCCCGCACCGAAGGCATCATCCCGGCGCTGGAGACGGCCCATGCCATCGCCTTCCTGCCGCGTCTGGCACGTGAGCTGGGACCAGATGCTGTCGTGGTAGTCAATCTGTCCGGCCGCGGCGACAAAGACATGGGTACGATCGCACAGTATCTGTAA
- a CDS encoding aminodeoxychorismate/anthranilate synthase component II, which yields MILVIDNYDSFTYNLVHLLGRHTQDLCVVRNDAVTLDEVRAMQPEAILISPGPGRPAEAGITEAVIAELGPTTPILGVCLGHQAIGEVFGGRVVHAPSLMHGKTSRIFHTGTGLFEGAAQGFTATRYHSLVVDRDTLPDVLEITAWTEDEVIMGLRHRTYPIEGVQFHPESVLTTEGPRLIANWLRQVQAWHHRRATSIPQMQR from the coding sequence ATGATTCTGGTGATCGACAACTACGATTCGTTTACCTACAACCTGGTGCATCTACTGGGGCGGCACACGCAGGACCTGTGCGTGGTGCGCAACGACGCGGTCACGCTCGACGAAGTGCGGGCCATGCAACCCGAGGCGATTCTGATCTCGCCGGGACCCGGTCGGCCGGCCGAAGCGGGCATCACGGAAGCAGTCATTGCCGAGCTGGGGCCGACCACGCCAATTCTGGGCGTATGCCTGGGACATCAGGCGATCGGAGAAGTCTTCGGTGGGCGTGTGGTGCATGCTCCTTCGCTTATGCATGGCAAGACCAGCCGCATTTTCCACACAGGAACCGGGCTGTTTGAGGGGGCGGCCCAGGGGTTCACCGCTACGCGCTACCACTCCCTGGTGGTGGACCGCGACACGTTGCCCGACGTGCTGGAGATCACGGCCTGGACCGAAGACGAGGTGATCATGGGGCTGCGCCATCGCACCTATCCGATCGAAGGCGTGCAGTTTCATCCGGAGAGCGTGCTCACGACCGAAGGACCACGTCTGATCGCCAACTGGTTGCGCCAGGTGCAGGCATGGCATCATAGGCGTGCAACGTCGATCCCGCAAATGCAACGATAA
- a CDS encoding DUF4837 family protein — protein sequence MPRCFFAWLWIAGLPIIFGCGNVDYRPLAIGENGEIIVVADSTLWAGPAGDALRMALGYYVQTLPNPEPLFTLRAIEPRTQNDLDRIKKFKNVVFVAALRDSSRVSRLVQQAFSAEALQAVREGSAAVVPRRNLWRRRQLVYFIVAETDSQLVEAIRREASKLQQAFNEIARTRLATEMFEKGRQFDLEDTLMAHHGFAVNVQHDYVLVFDTTRFVWLRRVLPDTWRSLFVYYEENADPAKLTPAWIYATRDSLTQRYLQGNAGGFVLIDYRQPLETRQIDFLGRYGYETRGLWHMVTELPDGRLFPAGMGGPFVNYTFYDQQSGRIYMIDGMVFAPGFEKREFLRQMEVIAYTFRTREDMASETPAAL from the coding sequence ATGCCCCGGTGCTTTTTTGCCTGGCTCTGGATTGCTGGCCTGCCGATCATTTTCGGCTGTGGCAACGTGGACTACCGGCCGCTTGCGATCGGCGAAAACGGAGAAATCATCGTGGTGGCCGACTCGACTCTGTGGGCTGGACCTGCCGGAGACGCGCTACGTATGGCGCTGGGCTACTATGTGCAGACCCTGCCCAATCCAGAGCCGTTGTTTACCCTGCGCGCTATTGAACCGCGTACGCAGAATGATCTGGATCGCATCAAAAAATTCAAAAACGTTGTGTTTGTAGCAGCACTGCGCGATTCGAGCCGCGTATCGCGCCTGGTGCAACAGGCATTTTCGGCCGAAGCATTACAGGCTGTGCGTGAAGGATCGGCTGCGGTCGTGCCCCGCAGAAATCTGTGGCGACGGCGCCAACTCGTCTATTTCATCGTAGCGGAGACCGATTCGCAACTCGTCGAAGCGATTCGCCGGGAGGCCTCGAAGCTGCAGCAAGCTTTTAACGAGATCGCTCGCACGCGACTGGCCACCGAGATGTTCGAAAAAGGCCGCCAGTTCGACCTCGAAGACACGCTGATGGCCCATCACGGCTTTGCGGTGAATGTGCAGCACGACTACGTGCTGGTATTCGATACGACACGTTTTGTCTGGCTACGGCGTGTGTTGCCCGACACCTGGCGCAGCCTGTTCGTGTACTATGAGGAAAATGCTGACCCGGCGAAGCTAACGCCGGCGTGGATCTATGCCACGCGCGACTCGCTGACGCAACGTTACCTGCAGGGCAACGCCGGCGGTTTTGTACTGATTGACTATCGCCAGCCGCTCGAAACGCGCCAGATCGACTTTCTGGGACGCTATGGCTACGAGACGCGGGGGCTCTGGCATATGGTGACCGAGCTACCCGATGGCCGACTGTTTCCGGCCGGCATGGGAGGACCCTTCGTCAACTACACGTTTTACGACCAGCAAAGCGGCCGCATCTACATGATTGATGGGATGGTGTTCGCTCCTGGTTTTGAAAAGCGGGAGTTTCTGCGTCAAATGGAAGTCATTGCCTATACCTTCCGAACACGTGAAGACATGGCGTCCGAAACGCCGGCAGCCCTGTAA
- the trpA gene encoding tryptophan synthase subunit alpha, with product MYRMIDRLQLLFETLRARGEKAMGLFLTNGFPDPTSTRPLLEVIDAAGADFIELGMPFSDPLAEGVPIQRASERALRHGVRLTDAFRTAEWFRARSQTPLLLMGYVNPIYRYGYRAFCRDAAASGVDGLILADLPLEESAPLAEAARAAGLAMVYLIAPNTPDARIRAIDERATGFVYAVSVTGLTGSQLPDHAAVEAYLQRARRQVRHNPLLVGFGIKSHEDARRLSRHTDGFIVGSALIRLVEQLWDDPTCAPDKRLAAVRRFVHALKYGASVPVPGT from the coding sequence ATGTATCGTATGATCGATCGCCTGCAATTGCTGTTCGAGACGCTTCGGGCTCGTGGCGAAAAGGCCATGGGACTGTTTCTAACAAATGGTTTCCCGGATCCGACAAGCACACGTCCGCTATTGGAGGTCATCGACGCCGCCGGCGCGGATTTCATCGAACTGGGCATGCCTTTCAGCGATCCGCTGGCCGAAGGGGTGCCGATCCAGCGGGCCAGCGAGCGGGCGCTCCGTCATGGCGTGCGGCTGACCGATGCGTTCCGTACGGCCGAATGGTTCCGGGCGCGGAGCCAGACGCCGCTACTGCTTATGGGCTACGTCAATCCGATTTATCGCTACGGCTATCGAGCCTTCTGCCGCGATGCCGCTGCGTCTGGTGTGGACGGATTGATCCTGGCTGACCTGCCGTTGGAAGAGAGCGCGCCGCTGGCCGAAGCTGCCCGGGCGGCCGGTCTGGCTATGGTTTACCTGATCGCTCCGAACACGCCGGACGCGCGTATCCGCGCTATCGACGAGCGTGCTACCGGTTTCGTTTATGCCGTTTCGGTGACAGGGCTGACCGGAAGCCAACTGCCTGATCATGCGGCGGTTGAAGCTTACCTGCAGCGGGCACGTCGTCAGGTCCGGCACAATCCACTCCTGGTGGGCTTTGGAATCAAATCGCACGAAGACGCTCGGCGGTTGAGCCGGCACACCGACGGTTTCATCGTAGGGTCGGCCCTGATCCGACTGGTTGAACAACTCTGGGATGATCCGACGTGTGCACCGGACAAGCGGTTGGCGGCTGTGCGGCGGTTTGTACATGCGTTGAAGTACGGGGCTTCGGTCCCAGTGCCGGGCACTTGA
- the trpD gene encoding anthranilate phosphoribosyltransferase, translated as MQPYLTALAEGRTLTQEEAEAAMHLMMRGEAAPEQIAGLLMGLRARGETLDELVGFTRVMRQYARPVRVDDPHAIDLCGTGGDRSGTFNISTTAAFVCAGAGVTVVKHGNRSVSSRAGSADVLEALGVAIDLGPEGVERCLEDVGIAFAFAPRFHPAMRHVMPIRRTLGVRTFFNILGPLCNPAGVRRQLVGAFRSDVAATMVAILARLDAEHVVAVHAEDGLDELSLAAPTTTYEYQRGDEAPRTGRVEPEALGLKRVSKEQLRGGDARTNARLLRQVLEGVRGPHRDVVLLNATYALYVSGRFGDDLHACLEAARESIDSGAALERLERLIAVSNQIAHEVTRQPAA; from the coding sequence ATGCAACCCTACCTGACGGCACTGGCTGAAGGCCGCACGTTGACCCAGGAAGAGGCTGAAGCGGCCATGCATCTAATGATGCGCGGCGAAGCAGCGCCTGAGCAAATCGCAGGGCTACTGATGGGATTGCGGGCACGCGGTGAGACCCTTGACGAGCTGGTAGGCTTTACGCGGGTGATGCGCCAGTATGCCCGGCCCGTGCGCGTCGATGATCCACACGCAATCGACCTGTGCGGTACGGGAGGCGATCGCTCGGGCACGTTCAACATCTCGACGACTGCTGCCTTTGTCTGTGCAGGAGCCGGGGTGACCGTGGTCAAGCATGGCAACCGTTCGGTATCGTCTCGGGCTGGTTCGGCCGACGTACTGGAGGCGTTGGGTGTGGCTATCGACCTGGGGCCGGAAGGAGTCGAGCGTTGTCTGGAAGACGTAGGCATCGCCTTCGCCTTCGCGCCGCGTTTTCATCCGGCCATGCGGCATGTAATGCCCATACGCCGGACGCTGGGGGTGCGTACGTTTTTCAACATTCTGGGGCCCCTCTGCAATCCGGCCGGCGTGCGTCGTCAGCTTGTGGGCGCGTTTCGGTCCGACGTAGCCGCCACGATGGTGGCCATTCTGGCCCGCCTGGACGCCGAGCACGTGGTGGCCGTCCATGCCGAAGATGGGCTCGATGAGCTCTCGCTTGCTGCCCCCACAACCACCTACGAATACCAGAGGGGGGACGAGGCGCCCCGTACGGGGCGTGTTGAGCCGGAGGCGCTGGGACTGAAACGGGTGTCGAAAGAACAGCTGCGCGGAGGTGATGCCCGGACCAATGCCCGGCTGTTGCGCCAGGTGCTCGAAGGCGTACGCGGTCCGCACCGCGACGTGGTGCTGCTTAATGCAACCTATGCGCTTTATGTGAGCGGCCGCTTTGGAGACGATCTGCATGCGTGTCTGGAAGCCGCCCGCGAGAGCATTGACAGCGGCGCGGCGCTGGAACGACTGGAACGCCTGATTGCCGTGTCGAACCAGATAGCCCATGAAGTCACGCGTCAACCCGCTGCATAG
- the hisG gene encoding ATP phosphoribosyltransferase, with the protein MSTETATLTRTERADEQPRRVLRLGLPKGSLQQATLELLEKAGFKFSIRERSYFPSTDDEELRAMLVRAQEMARYVEDGVFDAGITGKDWVMETGADVITVADLIYSKQSMRPVRWVLAVAEDSDIRSVQDLQGKRIATEVVNLTRRWLAERGVEAEVEFSWGATEAKCPELVDAIVEVTETGASLRANRLRILEVLMESNTQLIANKQAWQDPWKRRKIENIAMLMEGAIRAENRVGLKMNARKADVDKIIRMLPAMRRPTISPLAADGEEWVAIETIIEEKEVRRLIPELRRAGAEGIIEYPLNKVIP; encoded by the coding sequence ATGTCCACCGAGACAGCTACGCTGACCCGAACGGAACGAGCTGACGAACAACCACGCCGCGTGTTGCGGCTGGGCCTGCCCAAAGGGAGCCTGCAGCAGGCCACCCTGGAATTGCTCGAAAAAGCCGGATTCAAGTTCAGCATCCGAGAGCGCTCCTACTTTCCTTCGACCGATGACGAAGAGCTGCGCGCCATGCTTGTGCGCGCTCAGGAAATGGCCCGCTACGTCGAAGATGGCGTCTTCGATGCGGGGATCACTGGCAAAGACTGGGTGATGGAGACCGGCGCTGACGTGATCACGGTGGCTGATCTGATCTACTCGAAGCAGAGTATGCGGCCGGTGCGCTGGGTGCTGGCTGTGGCCGAAGACTCCGACATTCGTTCGGTGCAGGACCTGCAGGGCAAGCGCATTGCCACCGAGGTTGTCAACCTGACGCGACGCTGGCTGGCCGAGCGGGGCGTGGAAGCCGAAGTGGAGTTTTCCTGGGGCGCTACCGAAGCCAAATGCCCGGAGCTGGTCGATGCCATTGTGGAGGTTACCGAGACCGGTGCATCGCTACGAGCTAACCGGCTGCGCATTCTGGAAGTGCTCATGGAGTCGAACACGCAGCTTATTGCCAACAAGCAGGCCTGGCAGGACCCCTGGAAGCGCCGCAAGATTGAAAACATTGCGATGCTGATGGAGGGGGCCATCCGGGCCGAAAATCGCGTGGGCCTGAAGATGAACGCCCGAAAGGCCGACGTGGATAAGATCATCCGCATGTTGCCAGCCATGCGACGCCCGACGATCTCGCCGCTGGCGGCCGACGGAGAAGAATGGGTAGCCATCGAAACCATTATTGAAGAGAAAGAGGTGCGCCGGCTGATCCCTGAACTCAGACGGGCCGGCGCCGAAGGCATTATCGAATACCCGCTCAACAAGGTGATCCCCTGA
- a CDS encoding ATP-binding protein, whose amino-acid sequence MNEVHTLPAYQRPYYALLLRRLQEPRRFLQVVAGPRQVGKTTLVRQVLAVWPGSVVYASADEPTLKGPAWVATQWERARAHLAAAEEVVLVLDEVQKAIGWAESVKRLWDEDTRAGRPVKVVLLGSAPLLMQQGLSESLAGRFEVLYLPHWSYAEMRDAFGYTLEDYLYYGGYPGAAVLRGEPLRFMRYVRDSLIETTLSRDVLLLRRIEKPALLRRLFELGCHYSGQVLSYTKMLGQLQEVGNTTTLAHYLELLEAAGLLVGLFKYAGQVHRRRSSSPKWLVPNTALLTAVIGLTPEEVQAEPSWQGRLVETAVGAHLVNGAWEGGYQVYYWRERQYEVDFVVQAGRTLTAIEVKSGRHSERRSGLEAFRQRFCPDRVLVVGTGGVPLEEFLERSPLVWVGRR is encoded by the coding sequence ATGAATGAAGTTCACACGCTTCCGGCTTACCAGCGTCCGTACTATGCGCTATTACTTCGGAGACTGCAGGAGCCCCGTCGTTTTTTGCAGGTAGTAGCCGGGCCACGACAGGTGGGAAAGACCACGCTGGTACGTCAGGTGCTGGCGGTGTGGCCGGGGTCGGTGGTGTATGCCAGTGCGGATGAACCGACGCTTAAGGGGCCTGCGTGGGTGGCTACGCAATGGGAACGAGCCCGGGCCCATTTGGCCGCTGCTGAGGAGGTGGTGCTTGTGCTTGACGAAGTGCAGAAAGCGATAGGCTGGGCCGAGTCGGTCAAGCGGCTCTGGGACGAAGATACGCGGGCGGGGCGTCCGGTAAAGGTCGTATTGCTGGGATCGGCACCGCTGCTGATGCAACAGGGATTGTCGGAGAGCCTGGCCGGACGCTTTGAAGTGCTTTATCTGCCCCACTGGTCGTATGCGGAGATGCGGGATGCTTTCGGGTATACGCTGGAGGATTATCTCTACTATGGCGGTTATCCCGGAGCGGCCGTGCTGCGTGGCGAGCCGTTGCGTTTTATGCGCTATGTGCGTGACAGTTTGATCGAGACCACCCTTTCACGGGATGTATTGCTTTTGCGTCGGATCGAAAAGCCTGCGCTATTGCGCCGTCTTTTTGAACTGGGGTGTCACTATTCAGGGCAGGTATTGTCCTATACAAAAATGCTGGGGCAGCTTCAGGAGGTTGGCAACACAACGACGCTGGCTCATTACCTGGAGCTTTTGGAAGCGGCCGGGCTACTGGTGGGCCTCTTCAAGTATGCCGGTCAAGTGCATCGACGGCGTTCGTCCAGTCCGAAGTGGCTGGTGCCCAATACGGCATTGCTGACGGCAGTGATCGGGTTGACACCGGAGGAGGTACAAGCGGAGCCATCCTGGCAGGGCCGTCTGGTAGAGACGGCGGTGGGTGCCCATCTGGTGAACGGCGCCTGGGAAGGAGGCTATCAGGTCTACTACTGGAGAGAACGCCAGTATGAAGTAGACTTTGTAGTGCAGGCGGGTCGGACGCTAACGGCCATTGAGGTTAAGAGCGGACGACACAGCGAGCGACGTTCGGGGCTAGAAGCGTTTCGACAGCGGTTCTGCCCAGATCGGGTGCTGGTAGTCGGGACCGGGGGCGTGCCGCTGGAGGAATTTCTGGAGCGCTCGCCGCTGGTGTGGGTAGGCCGCCGATGA
- a CDS encoding phosphoribosylanthranilate isomerase: MLKVKICGITNLEDARYCAAAGADFLGFIQYPESPRYVASEVAREIIEWIHGPEKVGVFVNASPDEVNRAIETVGFTMVQLHGTEPPEWCAEIDAPIIKAIPVLHDASAEQLRALMEPYCPWVTYFLLDTHKTNLWGGTGESFNWRLARELSADYPILLAGGIGAHNLEEAVRTMRPLGVDLSSSVEAAPGKKDFDKLARFFDVFHALRRQLEAEAME; this comes from the coding sequence ATGCTGAAGGTTAAAATCTGCGGCATTACCAATCTGGAAGATGCGCGCTACTGTGCAGCGGCCGGCGCGGACTTTCTGGGGTTCATTCAGTACCCGGAAAGTCCACGCTACGTGGCCTCCGAAGTGGCCCGGGAAATCATCGAATGGATCCACGGCCCCGAGAAGGTGGGGGTGTTCGTGAATGCCTCCCCCGACGAAGTGAACCGGGCCATCGAAACGGTGGGCTTTACCATGGTGCAACTGCATGGCACGGAGCCGCCCGAGTGGTGCGCCGAGATCGACGCTCCGATCATTAAAGCTATTCCTGTGCTGCACGATGCTTCGGCCGAGCAACTGCGCGCGCTCATGGAACCCTACTGCCCGTGGGTCACCTACTTCCTGCTCGACACGCACAAAACGAACCTGTGGGGTGGGACGGGTGAGTCATTCAACTGGCGGCTGGCCCGCGAGCTTTCGGCCGACTATCCGATTTTGCTGGCGGGGGGGATCGGTGCGCATAACCTGGAGGAGGCTGTCCGCACCATGCGGCCGCTGGGCGTGGATCTCTCAAGCAGTGTCGAAGCCGCACCGGGCAAAAAGGATTTCGACAAACTGGCCCGCTTCTTTGACGTGTTTCATGCGCTCCGCAGACAGCTCGAAGCGGAAGCGATGGAGTAG
- the trpC gene encoding indole-3-glycerol phosphate synthase TrpC, with product MTLLEQIVQTVRERLEKRKQRVPVSLLEERTHYQSPTLPLAPALRTNELAIIAEIKKASPSKGIIRREFNVPELARQYKWHGAQAISVLTEPDYFQGSLEHLEMARRTVDLPLLRKDFILDPYQLIEARAYGADAVLLIATLLDPVQLHELYAQATELGLSCLVEVHTEAELDRLDLDKIEILGVNNRDLHTFEVDLRRAVQVLRQVPDRIVRVAESGLRTANELAYLRRHGVDAVLIGEALMRASHPGEALERLRQEVHQRLTASDALRLAV from the coding sequence ATGACCCTCTTAGAACAGATTGTCCAGACCGTACGCGAACGCCTGGAAAAGCGCAAGCAACGCGTTCCTGTCTCGTTGCTGGAAGAGCGTACCCATTATCAGAGTCCAACTCTGCCGCTGGCACCAGCCCTGCGTACCAACGAACTGGCCATCATCGCCGAAATCAAAAAAGCGTCCCCTTCCAAGGGCATTATCCGACGGGAATTCAACGTGCCGGAGCTGGCGCGCCAGTATAAATGGCATGGCGCGCAGGCCATCTCGGTGCTTACTGAGCCTGATTACTTTCAGGGGAGCCTGGAGCACCTGGAGATGGCACGGCGCACTGTCGATCTGCCACTGCTCCGGAAAGACTTCATTCTGGATCCCTATCAGCTCATTGAAGCGCGGGCCTACGGAGCCGATGCGGTGCTGCTGATTGCGACACTCCTCGATCCGGTCCAGTTGCACGAACTGTATGCCCAGGCTACCGAGCTGGGTCTGTCGTGCCTGGTAGAGGTGCACACAGAGGCGGAGCTGGACCGACTCGATCTGGATAAGATTGAGATCCTGGGTGTTAACAACCGCGACCTGCACACGTTCGAGGTGGATCTCAGGCGGGCAGTGCAGGTGCTACGACAGGTGCCCGACCGGATTGTTCGGGTAGCCGAAAGCGGCCTGCGTACCGCCAATGAGCTCGCCTATCTACGTCGCCACGGTGTGGATGCCGTGCTGATTGGGGAAGCGTTGATGCGGGCGTCCCATCCAGGTGAGGCGCTTGAGCGACTACGCCAGGAAGTGCACCAACGGCTTACGGCGTCCGACGCGCTACGCCTGGCAGTTTAA